The window CGTCGTTGGCGCAGCAGACTGCTGTCGGACGGTCTTGTCCCCTCATGAATTGGGTGAGCCCGGCACGTCCGGTTTCGGCGCTGAAGGGGCCTTCGTAAATCCATTCCTGATGAGGCCGGGCACCCGCTTTCTCCAGGATTTCGAGGTATCCCTGCCTGCGCTCGTGGGCGTCACGGGAGCCGTGCGGCCCCAGGAGAAGCCCGATTTTGCTGTGCCCAAGCTGCAGCAGCAGGCTCGCCACCGAGCGTGCGCCGGCGACGTTGTCCACCCCGATGACCGGGACACCCAGATCGGAAATCCGGGCCGAGAGCGGGACCGACGATTTGACGAGCACGAATGGCTGGCGGTAGCCCTTGAGTTCGGCGACGTCGCGCGGGGTCAGCGGCTCCGCGAGGTAGATGAGGCCGGAGGAGTTCACTCCGAGGTGCTGCATGGCCTCCCGAAAGCTCGCGCCCGGTTTGCGATGGAGTGTTGAAATCTGCACGCCCCAGCCCCGCGCGGCGGCCGCGTGGAGGATGCCGGCGAGGAAGCGGCCGTAGAATTCGGAAAAGAAGATGTTCTCGTCGAGCGGGACAACCACGGTGAGGGTTGTCGTGATGCCCTTGCGCAGCATGCGCGCCCCGACGTTCAGCGAGAATTGCATGCGCTCCGCGAGGTCGAGGATCTCCCTTCGCCGTTCCTCGCTGACCAGGTGCGCCGTTTCCGGCCGCAACGCGCGCGACACCGTGGATGGCGAAACGCCGAGACTTGCGGCCATCTGCACGATGCCGTTCTTGTCTACCTTGGACTTGCGGGATCGGGACATGGCAGGTGTGTCAGCTTCAGCACGCGGCGGGCGTTTCCATAGAGAATCTTTCGCTCAGCAAGCTTGCTCGGAGCGAATCGTTTCACAGAGAGTATCTGTCGCGAACCGGAGCACGCCGGGCCCCGACCGACCGGATCGGAACAGTCGCTCCCATACAGCAGCTTGTCCTGGTGTCGCGCGAAAAAGGCACGCGCGTGATCCTCATCGCGGATGAAGGCTTGATAACCGGACCCGGCGGAGAGATCGGCATACATGTTGGGGTGCTCGGAGAGCAGGCGATCGGTCAGGCCGCCCGGTTTGACGGAGCCCTTGGGATAGAGCACCGATTCGTCATAATCCTTCGAGATGTTTCCCCAGAACGTCTGCGCATGCCCGATGAAATCGACCGTGGGAAACTTTTCCAGGATGCGAGGGAAGCGCTCGAGATGATGGTTGTAGGTTCCCTGCTGGAAATGAAGGAGGACGGGGACACCGAATTCCCGTGCGAGAGCGGCGACGCGCTCGATGGAGGCGGAGTCGCAGTCGACATCAAACTTCTGCTCGCCAATGCCGATTGCGCCGGCCTCCAGTTGACGCCGCATGACCTCGATGGCGTCGGGCTGGTCGCTCACCTCATTGGCGAACCAGCGGAAGCGGTCGGGATACTGTTCGGCCAGCGCTTTCGTCTCTGGATAGGGATTCACACCCGCGGCAAGTCCGAAGCGTGAACCCGCGGGAAGCAGGATGGTGAACGAGATCCCCATTGCGGCTTGATGGGCGAGCAACTGCTTCGCGGTGCGGCCGCTGTAGGGCACGTGCTGATGGATGTCGATGATGGGCTCCGCGTCCGGCGATGCGGCCCTCGCGACTGCGGCGGCACCGAGCATCGAGGCGGTCATCGTCATGAATTCGCGGCGGGTGAACTCGGAAATTGGCATGAAGCTGAAGGAATCAGTGTGAATGAGAATCTGCCTGGAGAGGGGATGTCAGCGCTTTTCTGATTCCTGTTTGTCGCGGCCGAGTATCGGCCCTCGCTCGCGCCGCTCCTCCTCCTCCTGACGTCGAAGCCTGGCGGCGAGGATATCCGCGCGACCGAGGTAGCCGACAAGCCGCGACGGATGATCGCGGTCAACAACCGGCAGCCGCCCGATTCCCCGCTTGAGCATGAGGCCGATGGCATCCTGCAGGGTGACGTCCGCGTGCGTTACGGCGAGGTCCCTGCTGCTTGCTTCGAGCACTGTCGTTCGGGCGGCGGCGCCGGTCTGGATGACCTTCATTAGATCGCTGCGCGTGATGATGCCGACCAGAGATCCACCCGCGTCCACGATGAGGGTTCCCTGGCGTGTGGCGACGGCGGGATCGCCGCGGGCAATGCGATCGGCGAGGGTGGCGACGGTGGTGTCGGCGGACACAAGGGGCGGCTTTCGGTCCATGACGTCGCGCACACGCATGAGCTCGAAGACGTCCACACTGTACTCGCGGGCGATGTGCTGGCCGCGGCGCGCAAGTTTTTCCGTCAGGATGGAGCGCCGGAGAAGGAGAACGGTCACGCAGAGTGCGGCGACGCTGCCGATCATGAGGGCTGGCAGGGCGTTGAGATCGTGTGTCAGCTCGAGGATGAAAATCATGCCGGTGAGCGGCGAACGCATGGTGCCGCCCATGATCGCGGCCATGCCGACCATGCTCCACAGTCCGGGATCGCCGATGCCGGTCAGCAGGCCGATCATCGCGCCGAGTGCGCCACCCATCATGAGAAGCGGGGCCAGAACTCCGCCGGAAGTGCCGGAGCCCAGGGCTATCGCCCACACGAGGCTCTTGGCGACGAGCAGACTGACGAGGGCCCCCATCAGCACGTTGCCGCGCATCAGGCCGTGGATGGTTTCATAGCCCACGCCGAGCACCCGGGGATCGATCAGTCCGCCCAGTCCGATGGCCAGTCCGCCGAGTGGGTTTGATTCGGTACCGGCGTCGCTCAGACTCCGGCCAGGGCCTTGGAATAGCCGACGGTCGTGCGGGGGTGGCCGGATGGCGATGGGCCTGACGCAATGAGTTTGTCCGCTGTGTGCAGCGCGGCGGCGACCACCTGGTCCATGTTCAGGTACCGGTACTGCGCGAGGCGCCCGATGAACGTGACGTTCGTCTGGCGTTCGGCGAGTTCGCGGTACTTCTCGATGAGGAGCTGGCTCTCGGGGCCGGGCACGGGGTAGTACGGATCGTTGCATCCGAAGCGATATTCCTCGGAGAATTCGCGGACGATGTTGGTGAAGCGGCTCGCCTGCCCGGTGATGTGCTTGAGTTCAACCGTGCGCGTGAAGGGCTCCGGGCCCGGATAGTTCACTTGAAGCGCGGGCTGCAGCAGGCCGTGGGGCGTGTGGTCCGCGGCCTGCTCCTCCAGGTTGAAGCGCACCGTGCGATAGGGAAGGTGGCCGTGGCGGTGATCGAAGTACTCGTCGATGGGCCCGGTGTAGATCAGGTGCCGGTAGGTCAGCCGCGGCAGGATTTCGCGGTAGTCGGTGTTGAGTCGAAGCGCAGCCCGCGACTGATCGAACAGCGACTCAAACATGGGGTGGTAACCGCGGCTGGGCAGCGCCTGGAATTCGTCGGTGAAGTAGCGCTCGTCGACGGTGCTGCGCCAGGGAATGCGGCGGCATACGGACGGGTCGAGATCCTCCGCGGGCCGCCCCCACTGCTTGGCTGTGTAGCCCCGGAAAAAAAGCTCGTACAGTTCCTCGCCCACCGAGGCTAGGATCGCCTCGCGGGAGTTTGCGGGACTGGCGATCGGCAGGGCGCGCTCCGCGAGATACGCCTTGAACTGCTCCTCCGTGGCCCGCGGGTTTCCGCAGAGCTGGCGGTAGGTGTTCAGGTTGACGGGGAAGCTCCAGTAGCGCTCGCGGGTATAAACCTGGACGCGGTACTGCACCTCGCGCCATTCCGTAAACCGGCCCAGGTAGTCGCGCACATGCGGGGCGTTGGTGCGGAAATAGTGGGGACCGTACACATGGTAGAGCAGCCCGTTGCGGTCGGTGCGATCATGGCAGTTGCCGCCGATGTGATCGCGTTTTTCGATGACAAGGCAGCGATGACCCGCGGCGCCGAGACGCTCGGCGAGGACGAGGCCTGAGAATCCGGCTCCGACTATGACGTAATCATAGGATTCGGACATCGATCAAAGTGTATCCAGATCCTGGAACAATTTGCGAGCCTTGCGGGCGAAGCCCCAGTAGCGAACCGAGGCGTGCCCGCCGACGCGGTCGCGAAAATGAATCGGGACCTCGATGTAGCCCTTGGGCTCGAGGAGCAGCGCGACGGCGATGTTGGCGAGATCGAAATTCGAGGGCACCTGCTGCGCGGCCTCCGCCGCGACGTGCGTGTGGTAGAGACGGTAGGGCACGTTGGTGTCGTTCAGCCGGGTCCGCTGCTTCAACTTGAGAGACCAGCGAAGGATTGTCGTGACGATCCTGCGGCCGAATCCGTCGTCGCGCCGGACGCGGCGTCCGTACACCGCAGGCGCATCCTTGCGGCGCTCCCAGATGGAGCGGAAGGCGGAGGGGTCGCATTGTCCGTCGGAATCGATCTGAAAAACATATTCGGCGCCGATACTGGCCGCCTCCTGATAACCCACCAGGCAGCTCTGGCCGTGACCGCGGTTCTCCTGGTTGTGGATGCGCAGGTCCGGCCAGTTGAGGGCCATGAGGGCGTCGAGCGTGCCGTCCCTCGATCCGTCGTTGATCACCAGCAGGAGGTAGCGCGGGGCGGTGCGCGCGAGTTCCTTTCTCCATTCCGCGAGCACGTCGACGATGACGGATTCCTCGTTGTAAACCGGAATCACCACCACGACGTCTGGAGGAGAGTCAGACACGTCAGTCCTTGCCTTTGAGTACGACGGTTTGAAATCACGCCTGGGAAACGCCGGCAGAGGCATGGCGCGATATTTGAATGTTAGGCGTGAGTGTGACACGGGACAGGTGCGGTGGCGCGCAGGAAATGCTGATCGAGGAAAAACTGGTCCCCGATATTATCGGGACACAACCGCAAAGCCTTAAGGCACGCTTTTTAGCAAAATCTTCGACTTTCTTCGCGCCGTGCTTTCCTATGATCGACTCAGTCCATGAAAAATTTCTATCTGACGACCGCCATCGACTACGTGAACGGATCGCCCCATCTCGGCCATGCCTATGAGAAGGTGCTTTCCGACGTCATCGCCCGATTCCGTCGTCTCATGGGCGACGAGGTATGGTTTCTGACGGGCACCGATGAGCACGGTCAGAAAGTGCAGCAAACGGCGCGTAAACAAGGACTTGAACCACAGGAATTCGTTGACCGAGTCAGCGCGGAATTTGTGGCCCTGTGTGCGAAGCTCAATATCTCGAATGACGACTTCATTCGTACGACCGAACCGCGGCACAAGAAGGTGGTCGCGGAGATATTGCAGAGGCTCTTCGACAAGGGGGAGATCTACAAGGGCGAGTACAAGGGGTTCTATTCCACGCGCCAGGAGCAGTTCCTGCAGGACAAGGACCGCAATGCCGACGGGTCGTGGCCGGAGATCTTTGGTGAAGTCACCGAAATCACGGAATGGAACTATTTCTTCAAACTCCGGCTGTATCAGGACTGGCTGGTGGAGTTCATTCAAAAGAACGAGGATTTCATATTTCCCAAATATCGGGCGAAGCAGGTTCTGGAATTCCTGAAGGAGCCGCTGAATGACCTGTGCATTTCCCGGCCGCGCGAGCGCCTGGAGTGGGGGATTCCGCTTCCGTTTGATGCGGACTACGTCACCTACGTCTGGTTTGACGCGCTGCTGAACTACTATTCGGCCGTTGCCGACAAGCCGGGTGTCTGGCCGGCGAGTGTGCATGTGATCGGCAAGGACATCCTTGTTCCGCCGCATGCCGTGTACTGGCCGATCATGCTCCACGCGGCGGGGCTGCCGCTGCCGAAGTCGATCCTGGCGCACGGGTGGTGGTCGATCAACGGCTCCAAAATGTCAAAGAGCACGGGCAATTTTGTCGATGCCGCGGAATATGCCGACAAGTTCGGGGTCGATGCGCTTCGCTATTTCCTGATTCGCGAGATGAGCGTCGGTCAGGACAGCGATTTTTCCCACGGACAGTTCCTGATCCGCTACACGTCGGAGCTCGCGAACAACCTTGGGAATCTGGTCAATCGCACGCTGAACATGACCAATCGTTTCGCGGCTGGAAAACTCCCGGCCGCAGAGGTTCAGGACGCTCCCGAGGCCGACCTGAAGGCCCTGTGGGGGAGGACCCGCGACGAGATGATCACGCTGCATGAAGGCTACCAGTTTCATGTCGCGCTCGAACGCATCCTTGCGTTTGTCACCGCCACCAATGCCTACATCGAGCTGCGTGCGCCCTGGAAACTCGGCAAGTCCTCCGAGCCCCGAGACCAGGCCCTGCTGCGGACCTCGCTGGCAACCATGGCCGAGGCGCTGCGCCTGGCGGCGGCGGCGCTGGCGGCCGTGATGCCGACGACAACGCGGAAGATCAACGA of the Opitutaceae bacterium genome contains:
- a CDS encoding LacI family DNA-binding transcriptional regulator, which translates into the protein MSRSRKSKVDKNGIVQMAASLGVSPSTVSRALRPETAHLVSEERRREILDLAERMQFSLNVGARMLRKGITTTLTVVVPLDENIFFSEFYGRFLAGILHAAAARGWGVQISTLHRKPGASFREAMQHLGVNSSGLIYLAEPLTPRDVAELKGYRQPFVLVKSSVPLSARISDLGVPVIGVDNVAGARSVASLLLQLGHSKIGLLLGPHGSRDAHERRQGYLEILEKAGARPHQEWIYEGPFSAETGRAGLTQFMRGQDRPTAVCCANDEIAFGAINAAHMSGLKCPDDLSVVGFDDGIWATACQPALTTVRQPLSDMAERAVGLIVEAAATKGLPASVPVDDMPAPMMIRDSTKPIRHPER
- a CDS encoding amidohydrolase family protein, with amino-acid sequence MPISEFTRREFMTMTASMLGAAAVARAASPDAEPIIDIHQHVPYSGRTAKQLLAHQAAMGISFTILLPAGSRFGLAAGVNPYPETKALAEQYPDRFRWFANEVSDQPDAIEVMRRQLEAGAIGIGEQKFDVDCDSASIERVAALAREFGVPVLLHFQQGTYNHHLERFPRILEKFPTVDFIGHAQTFWGNISKDYDESVLYPKGSVKPGGLTDRLLSEHPNMYADLSAGSGYQAFIRDEDHARAFFARHQDKLLYGSDCSDPVGRGPACSGSRQILSVKRFAPSKLAERKILYGNARRVLKLTHLPCPDPASPR
- the glf gene encoding UDP-galactopyranose mutase codes for the protein MSESYDYVIVGAGFSGLVLAERLGAAGHRCLVIEKRDHIGGNCHDRTDRNGLLYHVYGPHYFRTNAPHVRDYLGRFTEWREVQYRVQVYTRERYWSFPVNLNTYRQLCGNPRATEEQFKAYLAERALPIASPANSREAILASVGEELYELFFRGYTAKQWGRPAEDLDPSVCRRIPWRSTVDERYFTDEFQALPSRGYHPMFESLFDQSRAALRLNTDYREILPRLTYRHLIYTGPIDEYFDHRHGHLPYRTVRFNLEEQAADHTPHGLLQPALQVNYPGPEPFTRTVELKHITGQASRFTNIVREFSEEYRFGCNDPYYPVPGPESQLLIEKYRELAERQTNVTFIGRLAQYRYLNMDQVVAAALHTADKLIASGPSPSGHPRTTVGYSKALAGV
- a CDS encoding glycosyltransferase family 2 protein encodes the protein MSDSPPDVVVVIPVYNEESVIVDVLAEWRKELARTAPRYLLLVINDGSRDGTLDALMALNWPDLRIHNQENRGHGQSCLVGYQEAASIGAEYVFQIDSDGQCDPSAFRSIWERRKDAPAVYGRRVRRDDGFGRRIVTTILRWSLKLKQRTRLNDTNVPYRLYHTHVAAEAAQQVPSNFDLANIAVALLLEPKGYIEVPIHFRDRVGGHASVRYWGFARKARKLFQDLDTL
- the metG gene encoding methionine--tRNA ligase produces the protein MKNFYLTTAIDYVNGSPHLGHAYEKVLSDVIARFRRLMGDEVWFLTGTDEHGQKVQQTARKQGLEPQEFVDRVSAEFVALCAKLNISNDDFIRTTEPRHKKVVAEILQRLFDKGEIYKGEYKGFYSTRQEQFLQDKDRNADGSWPEIFGEVTEITEWNYFFKLRLYQDWLVEFIQKNEDFIFPKYRAKQVLEFLKEPLNDLCISRPRERLEWGIPLPFDADYVTYVWFDALLNYYSAVADKPGVWPASVHVIGKDILVPPHAVYWPIMLHAAGLPLPKSILAHGWWSINGSKMSKSTGNFVDAAEYADKFGVDALRYFLIREMSVGQDSDFSHGQFLIRYTSELANNLGNLVNRTLNMTNRFAAGKLPAAEVQDAPEADLKALWGRTRDEMITLHEGYQFHVALERILAFVTATNAYIELRAPWKLGKSSEPRDQALLRTSLATMAEALRLAAAALAAVMPTTTRKINEVLAHAPAANWLDELAWGERLTGNAVAASAILFPRPQESKAGSK